One genomic window of Deltaproteobacteria bacterium includes the following:
- a CDS encoding IS607 family transposase — protein sequence MPIGRWEVSPMYLSIGQASRALGTSVSTLRRWEQEGTMAAAYRKPGGHRRYSLRVLQDSLGLIADVSSRITVAYARVSSSDQKEDLARQRQRLDDYCSREAENYEVIDDLGSGLNYKKRGLKKLIHLILGGRVDRLMLTHKDRLLRFGAEIIFYLCSYCGTKFVWQACA from the coding sequence ATGCCGATAGGACGCTGGGAGGTATCGCCTATGTACTTGTCAATAGGTCAAGCGAGTCGGGCACTTGGCACATCAGTATCAACGCTGCGCCGGTGGGAGCAAGAGGGCACTATGGCGGCGGCGTACCGGAAGCCAGGCGGACATCGTCGCTACTCGCTACGCGTCCTGCAAGACAGCTTGGGCCTTATCGCGGATGTGAGCTCGCGTATCACGGTCGCTTACGCTCGGGTGTCATCGTCCGACCAAAAGGAGGACTTGGCGCGCCAAAGGCAACGTCTTGACGACTACTGCTCGCGTGAAGCTGAAAATTACGAGGTCATTGACGACTTGGGTAGCGGACTAAACTACAAAAAGCGCGGTCTCAAAAAACTGATTCACTTGATTCTCGGTGGCCGCGTGGACCGACTGATGCTCACTCACAAGGACCGATTGCTGCGTTTCGGAGCTGAGATCATTTTTTACCTATGCTCTT